The proteins below come from a single Leptospiraceae bacterium genomic window:
- a CDS encoding ammonium transporter, which yields MIKVYTLILFLSLPIFSQDSGQSDTAPPPEDPIIESFREEIKVLKEASLAIKQESEVFRSEVNLLWVCIASFLVFFMQAGFALVEAGFTRAKNAVNILMKNLSDFTLGSICFWLIGFSLMFGPHIIEGVGLGKISFLETGLLLDESGKPSSFKFGFFLFQLVFAATATTIVSGAMAERTKFTAYLMYSFLMTSFIYPIFGSFVWSNLFDVKNVGFLAKMGFIDFAGSTVVHSIGGWAGLAGTMVLKPRIGRYQPGGVIIPILGHNMTIAAMGVFILWLGWFGFNPGSTGVINGGSFAIVAITTNMSAAAGALSAMALSWLLFKKPDIGITLNGGLAGLVAITAGCNNVGITSAVIIGLIGGLLVVGGVLLLDKLGIDDPVGAVSVHGINGAWGTVAVGLFADANFGSGPNGLFFGGGFSLLGVQLTGVALAFLWSFTLSYAVFFAMEKTIGLRVSEDEEIIGLDLLEHGNEAYPDYKS from the coding sequence ATGATAAAAGTTTACACATTGATTTTATTTTTAAGCTTGCCAATTTTTTCGCAAGATTCAGGTCAAAGCGATACGGCTCCTCCTCCGGAAGATCCGATCATTGAATCTTTTAGAGAAGAAATCAAAGTCTTAAAGGAAGCTAGTCTTGCTATTAAACAAGAATCAGAAGTATTTAGAAGCGAAGTAAATCTACTTTGGGTTTGTATTGCCTCCTTTTTAGTTTTTTTTATGCAAGCTGGATTTGCCCTTGTAGAAGCAGGATTTACAAGAGCAAAGAACGCTGTTAATATTCTAATGAAAAATCTTTCCGACTTTACATTAGGATCCATTTGTTTTTGGCTAATTGGTTTTTCCTTAATGTTCGGTCCACATATTATAGAAGGAGTCGGACTTGGAAAAATATCCTTTCTAGAAACAGGTTTACTTTTGGATGAATCGGGAAAGCCTTCTTCCTTTAAATTTGGATTCTTCTTATTTCAATTGGTATTTGCTGCAACTGCTACTACGATTGTATCCGGTGCAATGGCAGAAAGAACAAAGTTTACAGCATACTTAATGTATTCCTTTCTAATGACATCCTTCATTTATCCAATCTTTGGAAGCTTTGTATGGTCAAATCTATTCGATGTAAAGAATGTAGGATTTTTAGCAAAAATGGGATTCATCGACTTTGCAGGCTCTACAGTTGTTCATTCAATCGGAGGTTGGGCAGGACTTGCAGGAACAATGGTTTTAAAACCCAGAATCGGTCGTTATCAACCGGGTGGAGTAATCATCCCTATCTTAGGACACAATATGACAATAGCCGCCATGGGTGTTTTTATTTTGTGGTTAGGTTGGTTTGGATTTAATCCAGGAAGCACCGGTGTAATTAACGGTGGTTCCTTTGCCATCGTTGCAATTACAACAAATATGTCAGCAGCGGCAGGAGCACTTTCTGCTATGGCATTAAGTTGGCTTTTATTTAAAAAGCCTGACATTGGAATCACTTTAAATGGTGGCTTAGCGGGATTAGTCGCTATTACCGCAGGCTGCAATAATGTAGGAATAACCTCGGCTGTAATCATTGGGCTCATTGGCGGATTATTGGTAGTTGGCGGAGTTTTACTTTTAGATAAATTAGGAATAGATGATCCTGTCGGCGCTGTGAGTGTGCATGGTATCAATGGAGCATGGGGAACAGTGGCTGTAGGCTTATTTGCGGATGCTAACTTTGGATCAGGACCTAATGGTCTTTTCTTCGGAGGTGGTTTCTCTCTATTAGGCGTTCAATTGACTGGAGTTGCATTGGCATTCCTTTGGTCGTTTACTCTCAGCTATGCAGTCTTTTTTGCAATGGAGAAAACAATTGGACTTAGAGTAAGTGAGGACGAAGAAATCATTGGACTTGATT
- a CDS encoding SpoIIE family protein phosphatase — protein MIELKYGTRKVISFRGAKKVVGGLSDQNKIAVLLYISKEFSNVGREEDLFDTLITLCKEIFECDNTTLRLWDGELLVPIKYIKETTPPRRNLLPSEGYSGQAFETKKSLIIPDLRQTPDFLDDQETTMCVLCVPITYKDDVLGTISVESDIAFFYKEDDLEILEALGAQLALALTGVRLIEGLMTARAREAAILSQLEWDLKMGRNVQSQILQHQLHPWNGIYFGTHYEPMVEVSGDYFDVVKQGNTMTAIMVDVSGHGIPAALVTMAIHFHFNRFVIQGLGLAEIMEQLGKALKPQLPESTYFTAFILRIYHDYSYSYINGGHQKIIHFKNDNTTDELDSRGVPLGILDVKKSDYEEMYGKVEPGEYLLMFTDGFTEQKDGNSEEYGHSRFIDSFIKAKERLKSEKSNVFAKDIVQSVLSDWKEFKGGQKNGDDLAMLLLQCNTTITDALPLVRMAKVSAREKNNADAYSLALQAYKIDPSIKDNLLFLGKMYYNDGKYEESVKFIDEYIRTSGEDTAIIHYLYGKALFNSDRLPEAKRALKKSLSCDHTFAKASLLLAKCYLKENAIPKAIKTLQQGIKSTPSNDALKVSLKKLEGITFIRTNTEEISE, from the coding sequence ATGATAGAGCTAAAATATGGAACTAGAAAGGTAATTTCATTTAGAGGGGCTAAAAAGGTGGTCGGTGGTTTGTCTGATCAGAACAAGATTGCCGTATTGCTCTATATTAGTAAGGAATTCTCTAATGTAGGGCGGGAGGAAGACCTTTTTGATACCCTTATAACCCTCTGCAAGGAAATCTTTGAATGCGATAATACTACTTTGAGACTTTGGGATGGCGAGCTTTTAGTTCCAATCAAATACATCAAAGAAACTACACCACCTAGACGAAATTTGCTTCCTAGTGAGGGATACTCCGGGCAAGCATTTGAAACTAAAAAATCTTTAATCATCCCTGATTTGAGACAGACACCGGATTTTTTAGACGACCAAGAGACTACGATGTGCGTACTCTGTGTACCGATTACTTACAAGGATGACGTCCTAGGGACAATATCTGTAGAATCTGACATTGCATTCTTTTATAAAGAAGATGATCTGGAAATTCTTGAGGCTTTAGGCGCTCAATTAGCTCTTGCTTTGACCGGCGTAAGACTAATTGAGGGTCTAATGACCGCAAGAGCTAGAGAAGCTGCTATTCTGTCTCAATTGGAATGGGATTTAAAGATGGGACGAAATGTCCAAAGTCAAATTCTACAACACCAGCTTCATCCTTGGAACGGAATTTATTTTGGCACACATTATGAGCCAATGGTAGAAGTAAGTGGCGATTATTTTGATGTGGTCAAGCAAGGCAACACCATGACAGCCATTATGGTGGACGTATCCGGGCATGGAATTCCTGCTGCACTCGTAACAATGGCAATTCACTTTCATTTCAATCGATTTGTGATTCAAGGTCTCGGTCTGGCAGAAATTATGGAGCAATTAGGAAAGGCTTTGAAGCCACAGCTTCCTGAATCCACCTACTTTACAGCATTTATTTTACGAATTTATCATGATTATTCGTATTCTTATATCAATGGTGGTCATCAAAAAATCATCCATTTTAAAAATGATAATACAACAGATGAGCTTGACTCAAGAGGTGTTCCACTCGGAATCTTAGATGTTAAAAAATCCGACTATGAAGAGATGTATGGCAAGGTTGAACCCGGTGAATACTTGCTGATGTTCACAGATGGTTTTACAGAACAAAAAGATGGTAATAGCGAGGAATATGGACATTCCAGATTCATAGATTCCTTTATAAAAGCCAAAGAGCGCCTAAAGAGTGAAAAAAGTAATGTATTTGCAAAGGACATCGTGCAATCGGTATTATCCGATTGGAAAGAATTTAAAGGTGGACAAAAAAATGGCGATGACTTAGCTATGCTTCTCTTACAATGTAATACCACGATTACGGATGCTTTGCCTCTGGTTCGAATGGCAAAAGTTTCTGCACGAGAAAAAAACAATGCAGACGCCTACTCTCTTGCCTTACAAGCATACAAGATTGATCCATCTATCAAAGATAATTTACTTTTCCTGGGGAAAATGTATTACAACGATGGAAAGTACGAAGAGAGTGTGAAATTCATAGACGAGTACATTCGAACGAGTGGAGAGGATACTGCGATTATCCACTACCTTTACGGCAAAGCATTGTTTAACTCAGATAGACTACCCGAAGCCAAAAGAGCGTTAAAGAAATCCCTTTCCTGTGACCATACATTCGCAAAAGCTAGTCTTTTATTGGCAAAGTGTTATTTAAAAGAAAATGCAATCCCAAAGGCAATCAAGACATTACAGCAGGGAATTAAAAGCACTCCGAGCAATGATGCATTAAAAGTATCCCTGAAAAAATTAGAAGGAATTACATTCATTAGAACCAATACGGAAGAGATTTCTGAATAA